Within Paramormyrops kingsleyae isolate MSU_618 chromosome 24, PKINGS_0.4, whole genome shotgun sequence, the genomic segment gctgccactagacctgccactactggcaggcactgttcccgaacggctcctgtcactgtttagcgccactagcgacagtacaatcattgctttctcaaatattatcttaaagagatgtacagtcagcaacaataatataattcgtagtcatacaaagattaaacaagtcctcaatttatttccgtattccagtttatcgtagccgtgcacagcatctcgggtttacttccacgagcggcggtggctgtctctgtaccccggaaggcactgtattcgaacgggacctgccactgttaagcgccactagcgacggacagaagtggcagctgccactaagaactggcagctgccaagctccttagtggcagctgccgctacctgccttggcgggtgcctgtgacgtcacttcctcctgccagctgccgttACAAGACTGAACCCCCTCAGGAAAtttttactagtttttattaCGTAACTCTTAACTTGCATGTTCTAATTAATGTCAAACTGCTTTTGTTCTGAACAAAtgtgcacttactacccagataaatagctttagaCATGTCTTTTCACTGCCTAACACTTTTGCACCGTACTGTACATCTTTAAGTTTATGTGTTTAACATGCCCATGCATATTCTAATTATTGCACCAAACAAATCAAACCTTCCTGGTGTCTAAGTCCCAGGATCCAGAATCCTTGGTGCTAAAACAGATATCCATCCAAGCGGTTTTGAATGTTTACTTGGTATTCCCTTCATTTTCTGAGCCAAACGTCAGTGAATTAATGCTTGAAAACCAGTATTTCGAACTGATTGCTGCTACGATATATTTCAGGCACACAGGAATAATTTAAAAGGTCACATTGTATGGGATTCCCTTTAATAGACCTGTACATGTAACACTAATCCGTAAAAGTCCCTTAATGTACACTGGTTGGTGTCTATTTCGAAGAGTATTCCTCTTCAAAGGATATACGTCTAATTCATTAATATCGATCGTCGTTTAATAACTCTGGCATGTTCTCTCTCTTCCACACCTAATCCTGAGATGTTAATATGAGGACGGAGGGTCCAAGGTTTCCGTGAACCTTGTGCCAATTGCTGAGCAGTCTGAACTTTCCGTGCCGTGTTTTTGTTCTATCACTGTTATACATTAAAGCGGCTCGGTTGGAGGCGGGGCAGCTGCTGTGCAGTCAACTTTAAAACTGGGTTAATTAATGTGTTAAGAGGAAAATGCCTACAGTGGTCTCCCGGGATTGGTGATTAAGCTCAATTTTGGGCATGGCTTAATGTAGGTCTAGCTGATGACCGTTTTCCTTTTCGTCGTGTGGCTCACTTGCACGTCTATAGTCCACATTGTAATAGTTGTTCTGATCATTCGGGCCCCGAGTATTTTAACCCCGATGCCAATTAATCTTCCTTTaagaaaaaaagtcaagccctaGGTAAACATCACTTGGCCCCTGATCTTTTCGATAGCTagaaattattattgttgttatcattattatttcattgtttatcTACATCGAATATACATCAAAAAGCTGCGGAAGCTCGTGTATAACTTTTAAAATTACATCGAATTACTGTTTCCCCATCGCCCCCGAACAGGACAAACATTTACACGATGGGTGGACGATATATTGCTGGTTCTCATTGCGTCAGAATTAATTCAACTTTATGTTGATGATTCTcactgtccatggtgctgactTCGAATGTCTGAAAAGTTTCTCCTAGAACATCGGCTACCACTaacatactgtgtgtgtgtgtgtgtgtatatatatatatatatatatatgtgtgtgtgtatgtatatatatatatatatgtatgtatatatatatgtgtgtgtgtgtgtgtgtgtgtgtatatatatttattattattatttttccataaCAGCGCATTTTATTTGACATTGTCACCCTGTCGTCAGGCAGATTTACACGGCGATACCTGGGCTAAAGATCCAGAAAGCGCCTGTAAGATGATGGGCGATATACTTTAATACTGATGTAGTTGAGATCGCCCCTTGCCGCATCCCCCGCTTTGCCCCACACACGCTACATGTACGCGCACAGCCGCAAGCAGCCCGCAAGCCGGCCGGTCCAGCGACCTTCTCCTCGCTCTTTCCGCGGGGCCGGCCGCAAGTGGCAGTAGCCGGGGCGCTTACGCCAAATACGTTAGCGACTGGGAGGCGTCCACATGCTTTCGCGCATACAGTTTCGTGGATACGGAGGGCCGCCCTAGCGTGCGATCCTGTATCCTTCCGCCGCAGCAGGAGCGCCGCTGCCGTAGGACTTTAGCCGGACTGACAGCTGCCCCCGGAGCCCTACGTCAGGCTCGCCTAGTACCAGGGACCCCTTCCCTCCTAGCACCCCTACACAAAACATGAAGTTTCTGTACAAAGAAGAGCATCCGTTTGAGAAGAGGCGGTCGGAAGGGGAGAAAATACGGAAGAAATACCCGGACAGGGTGCCAGTGAGTAGCTAACGGACGATAGCCGTTCACCGGCAACGGCGGCTGCCCGGGCGCTTTCGGGGTAAAACACCAGTACTGACAACAACACCACAAGATGTGGGGATTAAGTCTAGTTAGTTATATGCCGGGGTTAACGATGTACGGAGAGTCTGCCGCTGATAAGCTCGGTAAACAAGCTGGTTAGCACGCCAGGCTGTTTAGCTGGGCGCAGCTTTGACCCACCATTAGCGCGgggttaaaacaaaacaaacaaaggcAAGGTGTTAAATAATGATTCGGTAAAGAGGTGAAGTAGAGCAGGGGTTTATAGTGACACATCAGGACTGACACAGCTCTGCTAAACGCCCAGCCCCCGTCTTCGTGGTAATGGCCATCCTGTCAGCTGGCTTTTCGGTCCCGACCTGCTCCATCAAAAATGTCCGTCGAGCTGCATATTTTAACGCATCGATTATTCGGAAAGGAGGACTgcacggggggtggggggtgatggTGTTTTGGCACAAGTTCCCTTAGGTGGGCGACCTTGACTCTAATTTCatgttttcgtttttttttcttatgggTCCATTAAAAGTCACCGCCAGTCATACTGGATTACTGCGTGATCTTAATTTGTATAAATAATCAGGGATAAAAGGTCAGGGACGTTAGGGACACTGTTCAGTAGGTCTGACCCATCAGATTGTGACCTCTCTAATTCCAGGTGATCGTGGAGAAAGCGCCGAAAGCCAGAATAGGGGATCTGGACAAAAAGAAGTACCTCGTCCCCTCTGATCTCACAGGTGACCAGTGGTTCCTCGGGCAATGAAACAACACTAATTATTACCACAGCAGTTGTTAGCTCACAGTCTTCCGTAAACACACATATTTCTTTGTAATTTTTGTGTAATGCTGCATCTGCTTACAAACTGAGTGTTATTTCCATTCTGCTTTAGAAACCgtacagaaaaaaacatcagaATTTCTGAAGTCCTTGACGTAATGTTACATTAAAGACCAAAAGTGTGGTTTAATCTCTAAAGTTACAATTTATTTCAGAAGCGAGCAATGCTTAGCATTGGCTAAGCCCCATGTCTGTGCAGTGGATTTAAGTATAGCCCAAACACTGTGCCCCTGTTCCCTGTCTTTGTGGAAAAAGTGGGTCAGTTCTACTTTCTGATTCGGAAGCGGATCCACTTGCGTGCAGAGGATGCGCTCTTCTTCTTCGTCAACAACGTGATTCCCCCCACCTCAGCCACCATGGGGCTGCTGTACCAGGTGTGTGCTCGCTCTACCTGAAGCGGAGGCGGTAGCCTTTAGGAGAGACCTTGCTGCTTCTTCTCTAAAGGCCCCATCTCTCTTTCTCCTACAGGAACATCATGAGGAGGACTTTTTCCTGTACATTGCATACAGCGATGAAAGTGTTTATGGAGGGACGCTGAGGGAAATGTAATGGgccattaacacaaacactcTTACGCAGCTCTCCATCTTACTCTCTCCCTCCTTTCAGCACCGGCTCCTGCCTCATTTCTGAATCTCTAATTTAAGCCTTTATTGTCTCCGTTCTCTTTCATACTGTTTTCCTTCTGCTCTCTGAACAGAAAAAATAGCAGGGATTCGCTTGTCAGTTTCTCAGTCTCTTCGGTTACCATCGAATGGCCGAGATCAGCATTGACTGTCGGATTGTTTGCGTGCAATTAAAGCTTAATTCCCAGTGAGCTTAGAGAAGCCTCACTGGGAATTCTTAGCAGCTCTTCATCGTAGGTGAATGCAGCATGTGAAAAAGAACTTAATATATAGCTGTTTTGTGTTAGTCTGAGTATAAATTAATTGCAGGAAATTTCAGTCTGAACATAATTTTACGTGTCAGCTTTCAGTGATATGTAATTATTAGTTATAGCTTTTGATTGTTTAATTGCTGAGCTCATTGGACTCATGCAGCTTTTTTtcctttggttttattttctgtTGGATTTATTTGTAATCTGAATGCTGTATACAGCAATGTTACCTACAAGCATAAAACCTGATAAATGACCACATCTTTGTTGCCTTTTTTGCCTTGTGATGGCATGTGATATCAGGGACACATAAATGATCATGGTGAGAGTTGGGTATGAGGTGTAATTTACGCTGTCTGTCAGATTCAAGCACATTCGGTGATTCACAAGCAGGCTGTGGCCTCATGTATTCTACAATATAGAAACAATGCCAAGTGTTTTGGCTGATTTTTatgttcatgggagttttacttacacaaaaatgttctgagggcagaacgaagaATGATTGGTTCatagagataaccaatcagattgtagaggagatgggttcaagcaactagaggaggcaggaccaaccaatcagatgtcttggtcccgcctcctctagttgcctTTAAGTAGAACTCTCATGAGTGCTTTTTATACATGCGTCACTGTGGTTTTTTGACAAATGTGAAGTAGACAAAGCTGCCATGTGTTTTGAACAGACTGAGTCAGAGTTAGATATTGTAACTTTCGTAGCCAAGGACATGTACTTGCAAGCAGAAGGTAAGAGGTTCAGTTCTCTGGGGGAGCTTTTCTGCTCTTGATAATGCAGAAAATGAGCCCTGAATACAAAGTTTTTGCACCCTGAGTATGATGTATATTTGTGAAATTCTCTATAGTCCTAAATGCTTTGTCCTTCCATATGGATAAGTCCTGATATCAATGAACTGATCTCCTGGAACATGTCATACGTGTGACAGACATCACACTAAAGCTGTACTCTGTCTTAGTATCTGTCAGTCTTAGTATCTGTCAGTCTTAGTATCTgtcagtcttagtttacatCTAGGGGTATTGGCaaaaaaatgccattttatACTGCTTTGACAGCTTGGTTCAGGTTTAATCCACTGAGGTTTCAGTCTTCAGGTGTCGCTCAGGCTCACTACGCCATGTGGTCGCATTTCTCAGAGTTGTTAAGGAACCGCGCTCATGATTCGGACGTGGATAGAGATGAATGCAGTGATACGTGATGTTGATGTGTCACCTCACACTGCTAGCCCCTCTCAAACCGCACAAGCTTCACGCTAAGGTCACGCACGGGCGCCGGGCGCCACTTCTGCTCTTTCGCGGTCCCGGCCTTCCACGCCAGACCTCCCGCCATTCCCTGGTGTTTTCCATGTCTTGAGTTCGGAGCTCGTCTGAATTGCAGTGTGGTGTTTCCACATCCAACACACATGAGATCATTCACTGAGCAACACTTCTGCCAGCCACAGGGTCTCCGGGGGAAGGGGTATGTTTCTTGACAAGACGGAAGTAAATCAGAATTCTCGTCGTTGGGCTGTGATGTGGTTCCCACTGGgctcttcctctttttttgtttttgttttccctaTGCCTGACTGCTATACTACTAGCACCAGAATGAATACTGTCCAATTTGTCCTTCATAGTAGCCTTTTTGTCTTGCGTCCTGTAGATGTGGTTTCTAGGTGGACCACGGTCCGGCCTCTCGTCTGCCCGGGCTCTTTGTTGGCTTGTGTGGAAGGCTGAAGGCCCACTTTGACATGTTAGGCCAGCCCAAGATGAGGCATGCAATACTCACATAAATTCACGATCCTCTACAAGTTAGTACAGATGCTCTCTGGGTTACGAAGGTACGTGTTACCATATTTCGACTTGACAGGTATAATTATTCATGACAGGTATGATTATTAAGTAAATTACGAGATAtccaacactttattataaaataggctttgtgttaataaTTTTGCCGAACTGTAGGTTAATGTAAGTGTTTAAAgaatgtttaaggtaggctaggctatgatgtttgttaggtaggtatactgttttaaaatgcattttcatttacCATATTTTTTTACTGGAATGTAACCCCATTGTAACCCCTGGAGTGTCTCCATATGTGTTGTACATTGAAAAGATTTAGAAATTTTTAAGCCGTCTAAGTTGTGAGTTGAATTCCTGCCCCAGTTCTGTGTCACCTTACATTGGATAAGCATttatgggaaatggatggattttaagAAATGTGTCTCCTCCTTCAGTTGCCTTTGAGTTTTCCAAACACTCTTTCATCCGTTGCCCCCCATTTCTGTCGTCGTCCTTTTTTGTCAGTTCAGATGCTGCATTTATGTTCTTTTGTGTTACAGCACTCTGCTTAGTGTGCAGAGTTCAGCTGTGACACCGGGCAGATAGATGTTTATCGCCTGGCCCAAAAGCCTTTCCGCTGTTGCTTTCTCTGGGTCATTAGCGCGGTCGACTTCCTTAAATGCACCAAGATATTTTATTGTGAGTCTTTACTGTTCAACTCTGCCTTGCTTCTTAGAATGGAGGTCTGTGTCGTCCTCCGAAGTGCTTGGCTGCCAGAAGTAGGGACTGATTTCCAAAATGTGGAAGTAAATCCTCCCCCTTTTCGTGCCTCTCGCTGCTCAAACCTCAAAACTGCGAAGTTTCCCCCATGAGATTCTCTCATTTGTGTACAATACGCAGGGTCCGATGGGTATGATATTACTTTCCTGCAGATTGGAAAGTTCAGGAAAAAGATACAAATTTGTATCAGCACATTTTCTCCCTTTACTTGATCTATGTGTTAACCACTTCCTGTGAAATACAGGCCAACACATCCAGGTCCCACCGCTACCAAACTTTTAATCCCACAAACTAATCTTGCTTACCGATCTCCTTATCTCCCACCCTCAACTTATCTGTAAAATATAATTGTCATGTGCCGTATTTTCCTGTTCCAGACCTATTCAATTTTCTATCTAGTACTATATTTTcttcattgttttaaatgacGTTTGCAAAATTCACAGAACTGATGACCACCAAATTCACACCATGGTACACTTGAATATAGATACCACTTtgaatttcttgtttttttttttaaagcagcttAACAGACATTTCCCTTCACAGCTGGGATAGATGATAGAATGATCAAAAATGTACCATTCCCAAATTATCTTTTCATAAACAACTACAGGAGGTTGATAAAAGAAACGGCAAATGATACATTACTACCAGGGACCTGATATGGGGTATGACCACCCTTTGCCTTCAAAACAGTCTCAGTCACTCTTGGAAAGCTGATGTCCAGAACTGTGTGTGATGTGATATTATGGGAAAAAAGACTCCACTTCTTTAAGGGGTGAAGGAAATGTGCATCAAACTGCAATCCTGAAATTCTCACATatattgagttttttttttgtctgatgcACTTGCAATTTATACACAGGCTGTTTGGCTTCTTGCTAACTATCAGACCTTTTCCATAGCTGATACAGCCAATTCTCACTCCACTTAATGCGTCTTTTTAGCTTAGGCAGTAGTGTTTGTATTAGTGATTTTGTTTCACTAACTGAAAATGGTCAtagttgattaaaaaaaaagtcacaaaaCATGGATGGGTAATTAACAGAGTTTACATATCACCGAGAATCATCTGAACGTGAATCGCCCTATTCAAGGAGTTTAACAATGCTATATGACTTACGATCTTTTTAATGACTGAGATCTTACAATAATTATCACACGTTCGTTGTAACTATTGTGATAGGTGATGCATGCCATCTaatcagatgttttaaaaagctTGACTGCTCCAGCAGCCCAGCTCTAACAACCACCTACCACGCTGCGCTACGGCCGTGACGCACTTCCGATTCCTTAACCGGAAATTATTCCCGCCCCCTGTGCAACACCAAAACACTTCCGCACAGTTTTCAGGCAAGTGCGTTTCTCTTGTCCTTATCACCATTGCATTTAGTACTTTAGTGTAATAATATTTCACCAGATCGACATCAAAGAAACTCAGGAAACAATATTAGCTCGGGCACAGAGTGACGTATATTAGAGAACTTTCCACCGCTATTATTGTAAGTAGGAGTGTGTTGTCAACTAGCTGCATAGTTTATACTGCGCATACAGAAGCTGCATTTTAAATCGCTGTTTTAATGTGTACATCGTGTTTAAAATAATAACCTAACAATTTACATATTATATAGATGATGTTTTCTCCAATCCCGTTTACGGTAGCGGTTACTATTAACGATGACGGTGTATTGTAAACTTGTGAAAAGTACTTTTCCAAGTTGCACTCTTGAAGTCGACATCTTGTTTACTGCGCTTGTTCCGGGTTTGGCGCGGCGACAGGTTCACCCGGCGCTCTGCAACATGCCCGCCCTGCTGGAGAGACCGAAGCTGTCCAACGCCATGGCCCGGGCGCTGCACAAGCATATTATGAGAGAGAGGGAACGCAAGAGGCAGGGTGAGGCAGCCGTGAAAATGAAGTAAAGTTAAGCAGTGAAATGTTAAACAATGCTAGCGGcccatatatttatatagttttagtcctttaaaaaaaaaatcgttttGTGCAAAAGAAAGCACTTGCCGGTTATAGCCATCCATCGCTTTACTCTGCGTCCGGCTGGCAGTAGCGATTCATTGAGCCCCCTCACCTTCATGTTTTCATGCACTGccacagaggaggaggaggtggataAGATGATGGAACAGAAACtgaaggaagaggaagagaggaagaggaaaaaaGAAATGGAGGAGAGGATGTCCCTAGAGGAGACTAAGGAGCAGGTGTGACGTGTTTGATTGGTATACAACCTCCTTCCCCCGAGTTGCATTCTGTGCCATCCTCTCTACCACCACCTATCTGCCCTCACCTCCCAGATCATGAAGATGGAGGAAAAGCTACAGGGCCTGCAGGAGGAGAAGCACCAGCTGTTCCTGCAGCTGAAGAAGGTGCTCCACGAGGAGGAGAAGCGGCGTAGGAAGGAGCAGAGGTGAGGAGAGGGCCGTGACCCAGACACATGCCTTGGTCTAAGGAGGCTgctcagatacacacacacaaacacgcgcGGGTCAGGACTCACGGGGCATTTTTGTTCTGAAATGGgagtaaaatgtatttattctaCTTGAAATAATTTACATCTGgcttcacgttttttttttgtacttttctaATTGCTGTAAAAAAAGAGATGAGATTGAGCAGCTTTTTCTGAAAGAAGTACAACTGTGGACAGGAGACGGAGGATAAGGTTGGAGTGTATGATCGCTTTTCCCGTCAGACCTTTTAAATGTGACAGGGCAGCATCTGTAAGGAAGTGCCAGGACATAGACAGCCATTGTGGTGAGTgcgggtggggggtgaggggaggggcaTATCGCCTGCAAAGTCAACTGCAGGACCCTCATCAGTCACTGGCAAAAGTTTCAGAAGGATCTGCAGTCGGGTCAACGACCCTGTTTCCATCAGTGTGCCCCTCGCGCTCCCAAAATGAGCTCTTAGctactgtcccccccccccccaccccaccccagtgTTCATTTGTAAAGATCCTGCCCCCCTTTCGTCCCCACAGTGACATGACGACGCTGACCCCGACCACCTACCAGCCCAGCATGGCTATGCACTCAGGGCAGCACCTTCTCAGCATCCAAGGCGAGCTGGATGCCCCGCCCTATCCCGTACTATTCTCAGACCGTCACCATGGTTACACTCAGCTTCTCAGACCGTCACCATGGTTACACTCAGCTTCTCAGACCGTCACCATGGTCACACTCAGCTTCTCAGACCGTCACCATGGTTACACTCAGCTTCTCAGACCGTCACCATGGTCACACTCAGCTTCTCAGACCGTCACCATGGTCACACTCAGCTTCTCAGACCGTCACCATGGTTACACTCAGCTTCTCAGACCGTCACCATGGTCACACTCAGCTTCTCAGACCGTCACCATGGTTACACTCAGCTTCTCAGGCCTGGATATTTATTTGTATCGCTTATACTGcagttgtgtgtgtctgtcagccGACTCATTGCTGTGGTGTCATCATTTCATTCGATGCCCTTACCCATTTTCCCATCCTCCTATCACCTTCTCCGTTTTAGGCAGCTCAGCCAATCACGGCCGCTCGGCCGCTCTGCTTGGGGACCGCAGTAAGCAGCTGTTCCAGTCATCGGTTCTTCCTGTGAGTAGGGGAGGGACGAGGCGTACATGTTCACTGTGAGCGTCCGTCACTGGGCCCCGTCAGCTGACAGGGGTGTCCCTTCCAGGCCCAGGCTGGCTTCGGCGCCAGCAGCTCAGAGCATGGCCAGTACCCATCCGGACAGGCGGCACACGGGCCGTACGGGGTGAGCCAGACCCAGCACGTGCCTTCCTACGCCCCTGGGCAGTCCGTCCCCGCCAGCTACACCGGAGGCTCCCAGCTCAGAGGTGCACGCATGTCTTGCCACTTGTCCCTGTGATTCCTGCCGAGAGGGTGGCAGTGTGTCGCCC encodes:
- the LOC111850628 gene encoding gamma-aminobutyric acid receptor-associated protein — its product is MKFLYKEEHPFEKRRSEGEKIRKKYPDRVPVIVEKAPKARIGDLDKKKYLVPSDLTVGQFYFLIRKRIHLRAEDALFFFVNNVIPPTSATMGLLYQEHHEEDFFLYIAYSDESVYGGTLREM
- the LOC111850625 gene encoding G protein pathway suppressor 2-like isoform X3 is translated as MPALLERPKLSNAMARALHKHIMRERERKRQEEEEVDKMMEQKLKEEEERKRKKEMEERMSLEETKEQIMKMEEKLQGLQEEKHQLFLQLKKVLHEEEKRRRKEQSDMTTLTPTTYQPSMAMHSGQHLLSIQGSSANHGRSAALLGDRSKQLFQSSVLPAQAGFGASSSEHGQYPSGQAAHGPYGVSQTQHVPSYAPGQSVPASYTGGSQLRGAAAFQAVQYLPHQPQAYAMHGHFPSQSGFIPSASIPLQKQLEHANQQSGFTDSALHPSTAGLMPSGSIAVQIPPAKSSLPYAHPPRPASPGGFSHGTPPQQTHSATFQGSPQPAPRHAYLSHSQSAQRFYHHSK
- the LOC111850625 gene encoding G protein pathway suppressor 2-like isoform X2, producing the protein MPALLERPKLSNAMARALHKHIMRERERKRQEEEEVDKMMEQKLKEEEERKRKKEMEERMSLEETKEQIMKMEEKLQGLQEEKHQLFLQLKKVLHEEEKRRRKEQSDMTTLTPTTYQPSMAMHSGQHLLSIQGSSANHGRSAALLGDRSKQLFQSSVLPAQAGFGASSSEHGQYPSGQAAHGPYGVSQTQHVPSYAPGQSVPASYTGGSQLRGAAAFQAVQYLPHQPQAYAMHGHFPSQSGFIPSASIPLQKQLEHANQQSGFTDSSTLRPLHPQALHPSTAGLMPSGSIAVQIPPAKSSLPYAHPPRPASPGGFSHGTPPQQTHSATFQGSPQPAPRHAYLSHSQSAQRFYHHSK